In one Sporomusa sphaeroides DSM 2875 genomic region, the following are encoded:
- a CDS encoding flavodoxin produces MKKVVVIYWSGTGNTEEMAKAVAAGAGLDGVTVQLTSVDKASIEDVLSANAVALGCPSMGDEVLEESEMEPFIQSLEGQSLSGIPLALFGSYDWGDGQWMRDWMERMKKLGVVLVDDGLTVQSTPDDAGLAKCKELGAKLTSALA; encoded by the coding sequence ATGAAAAAAGTAGTGGTTATTTACTGGAGTGGCACAGGCAATACAGAGGAGATGGCGAAAGCAGTTGCGGCAGGGGCCGGCTTGGATGGAGTTACCGTGCAGTTAACTTCTGTTGATAAGGCTTCGATTGAGGATGTGCTTAGTGCCAATGCTGTTGCTCTTGGATGCCCTTCCATGGGGGATGAAGTTCTGGAAGAATCCGAGATGGAGCCATTCATTCAATCCCTGGAGGGGCAAAGCTTATCCGGCATACCATTAGCTTTGTTCGGATCTTACGATTGGGGCGACGGACAATGGATGAGAGATTGGATGGAGCGGATGAAGAAACTCGGTGTTGTGTTGGTGGACGACGGGTTGACAGTTCAAAGTACTCCTGATGACGCAGGTCTTGCTAAATGCAAAGAATTAGGAGCTAAACTTACTTCTGCCCTTGCTTAA
- the glyA gene encoding serine hydroxymethyltransferase: MEKETTLQMLERFDPVMARLLQQEEDRQRNTLGLIASENYASPLATFLEGSVFTNKNTEGYPGRRFVGGCEFADEVENLAIERLKQLFGCEHANLQAANATIGNISILHGLLKQGDTILSMSLSHGGHLSHGAAFHVSGKMFNVVQYGVSQETERIDLEEVKQLAQQHNPKMIICGASSYPRLIDYAGFAAIAKSVGAFLWVDCAHDVGLIAAGVIPSPVPHADVVSFSTQKTLRGPRGCGVILCRQALADKIDRAVFPNIQGGPKMDMIAARAVLFKECMSEEFKLYSRQVLLNAQALAQGCLSQGLRLITGGTDTHLIVADVTPLIPSGKEAEDILNSVGIVTNKNMIPFDALPPNVSSGIRIGSPFLTTRGVKEAEMYEVGVLVGKVLQNHNQPEVLAKIRRQVAGIAEKYPLFAEEWLPW, encoded by the coding sequence ATGGAAAAAGAGACAACACTGCAAATGCTGGAACGGTTTGATCCAGTCATGGCTAGGCTGCTCCAACAGGAAGAAGACAGACAAAGAAACACGCTTGGCCTGATTGCATCAGAAAACTATGCGTCTCCTCTGGCGACTTTCCTGGAAGGCAGTGTTTTTACCAATAAGAATACGGAAGGTTATCCGGGCAGGCGTTTTGTCGGCGGTTGTGAATTTGCCGATGAAGTTGAAAATTTGGCGATAGAAAGACTCAAGCAGTTATTTGGTTGCGAGCATGCTAATCTGCAGGCCGCAAATGCGACTATCGGCAATATTTCTATTTTGCATGGGCTTTTGAAGCAAGGGGATACCATTTTGTCAATGAGTTTAAGTCATGGCGGGCATTTGAGCCATGGTGCGGCTTTTCATGTCAGTGGGAAGATGTTCAATGTTGTTCAATATGGAGTAAGCCAGGAAACTGAACGCATTGACCTGGAGGAAGTTAAACAATTAGCACAGCAGCACAATCCCAAAATGATCATTTGCGGTGCATCTTCTTATCCGCGCTTGATTGATTATGCGGGATTTGCTGCAATTGCCAAATCAGTGGGGGCATTTTTGTGGGTTGATTGTGCCCATGATGTCGGCTTAATTGCCGCCGGGGTTATCCCGTCACCAGTGCCGCACGCCGATGTGGTTAGTTTTTCGACGCAAAAAACACTGCGGGGACCGCGTGGTTGTGGCGTTATTCTTTGCCGCCAGGCATTGGCCGACAAAATTGACAGAGCGGTATTTCCGAACATTCAGGGTGGCCCGAAAATGGACATGATTGCCGCCAGGGCCGTGCTGTTCAAGGAGTGTATGTCTGAGGAGTTCAAGCTTTACAGCAGGCAAGTCCTTTTGAATGCACAAGCGCTGGCGCAAGGCTGCTTGTCGCAGGGGTTGCGGTTAATTACCGGCGGTACGGATACACATCTTATTGTGGCTGATGTTACCCCCCTGATTCCCTCAGGCAAAGAGGCGGAGGATATCTTGAACTCGGTTGGGATTGTCACCAATAAAAACATGATTCCGTTCGATGCTTTGCCACCCAATGTATCTAGTGGAATACGCATCGGCAGCCCGTTTTTAACCACACGTGGTGTGAAGGAAGCCGAGATGTATGAGGTCGGCGTTTTAGTAGGGAAAGTGTTGCAAAATCATAATCAGCCTGAAGTATTGGCAAAGATTCGCCGGCAAGTGGCCGGGATTGCTGAGAAATATCCGCTGTTTGCCGAGGAATGGCTGCCCTGGTAA
- a CDS encoding DUF3870 domain-containing protein, whose amino-acid sequence MDYAPNTIFITGQAKPSKEDAISTVYNVFFLSFIVDTETDLIVDVTCNTVRTMTQDFIRSLLIGQNLATGIDGMVRDIQQRFFGLVQKTLIVALKDAHNRYMMVKKNIL is encoded by the coding sequence ATGGACTATGCACCGAATACAATTTTTATCACCGGACAGGCAAAGCCAAGTAAGGAAGATGCCATTTCTACTGTCTATAATGTATTCTTTCTAAGTTTTATTGTTGATACAGAGACAGATCTTATTGTAGACGTCACCTGCAATACCGTCAGGACCATGACGCAGGATTTTATCCGGTCACTGTTGATTGGACAGAACTTAGCCACTGGGATTGACGGTATGGTGCGGGATATCCAGCAGCGGTTTTTCGGCCTGGTGCAAAAAACATTAATTGTCGCGTTAAAGGATGCGCACAACCGGTACATGATGGTTAAGAAAAATATCCTCTAA
- a CDS encoding transporter substrate-binding domain-containing diguanylate cyclase, which produces MIQHRQTLKNISFILLFILLIIGLSNSSHAASNIFLTEEERAYIAKKGVIKAVSLDGVAPIQYSDKNKEVQGISKRVLQEISAITGLTFEYTLYGSLREVFESNAEIAFGIPNNYAPPDMILSKPYLRSETILYINAAQDPNNLDNKIYAAVRGSALPKGIKEENSIYFETREQSLDAVEAGRADYGYGNAYSVAFYTLQNGYKNLVTIPKGKEARAYCIGFFHEDEILISIINKALSEIGENQLQNLVLDVAAQVERKITFSMVINRYGKEITFIIIGVLSILLFAITSNVKANKTLRMNNRRYEVLSEISNEYLFEYFTKTNRLQLSESFIQQIGTQENLNEANRILKNMLANTAADRQYFEIKLPLANGEVGIFKVIHLSVNDDNGNLVSIIGKVVNISDEAAKREELANKALLDGLTGLYNAITTKELIQTAICSRQEKQRIDAFILIDLDYFKDINDTHGHLAGDNVLLQLGKVLKQSFRTTDIIGRIGGDEFCIYMPNIPSLDFVKTRCQKVSTLINTAIEDIPVTISVGITLVDQDMGYEEIFKSADEVLYQAKRDGRNQIVAWVEK; this is translated from the coding sequence ATGATTCAACACAGGCAAACGTTAAAAAATATAAGTTTTATACTTTTATTTATATTATTAATTATAGGATTAAGTAACTCTTCTCACGCAGCAAGCAATATATTCTTAACAGAAGAAGAACGGGCTTATATCGCGAAAAAGGGAGTAATAAAAGCGGTATCGCTTGACGGAGTAGCGCCAATACAATATTCAGATAAAAACAAAGAAGTACAGGGCATCTCCAAACGTGTGCTCCAGGAAATATCAGCAATAACAGGTCTTACATTCGAGTATACGTTATATGGGTCTTTACGTGAAGTGTTTGAAAGTAATGCAGAGATTGCTTTTGGTATACCCAATAATTATGCGCCCCCTGACATGATATTGTCTAAACCATATTTACGAAGCGAAACAATACTATATATAAATGCCGCGCAAGATCCCAATAACCTTGATAACAAAATATATGCTGCGGTAAGAGGAAGCGCACTTCCCAAAGGCATAAAAGAAGAAAATTCTATTTACTTTGAGACAAGAGAACAAAGCTTAGATGCCGTAGAAGCCGGAAGAGCTGATTATGGCTATGGTAATGCATATTCAGTAGCATTTTATACACTGCAAAATGGCTATAAAAATTTAGTTACAATTCCTAAAGGCAAAGAAGCAAGAGCATATTGTATTGGCTTTTTTCATGAAGATGAGATACTAATCTCAATTATTAATAAAGCACTGAGTGAGATTGGTGAAAATCAATTGCAAAATCTGGTGTTAGATGTTGCAGCACAAGTTGAAAGAAAAATTACTTTTTCAATGGTTATAAATAGGTATGGCAAAGAAATTACTTTTATCATTATTGGAGTCTTGAGTATCTTGCTATTTGCTATTACTTCCAATGTTAAAGCAAATAAGACTCTAAGAATGAATAATCGCCGCTATGAGGTCTTGTCTGAAATCTCCAACGAGTACCTGTTTGAATATTTTACAAAGACTAATCGCTTACAGTTGTCAGAAAGCTTTATTCAACAAATAGGAACTCAAGAAAACCTTAATGAAGCTAACAGGATACTAAAAAACATGTTAGCCAATACTGCTGCGGATAGGCAATATTTTGAGATTAAGCTTCCGCTTGCCAATGGCGAAGTAGGTATATTCAAGGTAATACACCTGAGTGTAAACGACGACAATGGAAATTTAGTTTCCATTATTGGCAAAGTAGTTAATATTAGTGATGAAGCTGCGAAAAGGGAAGAACTAGCCAACAAAGCGTTATTAGATGGCTTAACAGGTTTATATAATGCTATAACAACTAAGGAACTCATTCAAACCGCGATATGCAGCCGTCAGGAAAAACAACGGATTGATGCATTTATCCTGATTGATTTGGACTATTTCAAGGATATTAATGATACGCACGGGCATTTAGCCGGTGATAACGTATTACTCCAGCTGGGAAAAGTCTTGAAACAATCATTCAGAACCACTGATATTATTGGGCGAATTGGCGGTGATGAGTTTTGCATATATATGCCAAACATCCCTTCGCTCGATTTTGTTAAAACAAGATGCCAGAAAGTGAGCACACTAATCAATACAGCAATAGAAGATATACCAGTAACAATTAGTGTTGGCATAACATTAGTGGATCAGGATATGGGATATGAAGAGATCTTCAAAAGCGCAGACGAAGTTCTGTATCAAGCAAAGCGAGATGGCAGAAACCAAATTGTTGCTTGGGTGGAAAAATAA
- a CDS encoding DUF2971 domain-containing protein has protein sequence MILYKYLTPDRIDVLQNCMVRYTQPGAFNDPFEVKPYISKLSEEQEVYNAFDELMPKVLREKYDELPREFQAMMSFDMFYKKAQEELRKNAKALFHKIVESNAPMVRKMLDEGFNDKIGILSLTEKQDNLLMWAHYAASHEGFVIGFDANNLYFHEEKGLKGEFRHLRKIEYREKRPALPMLEMSGTDMFLVKSTQWSYEQEWRIIRPLQEASKIIQASPYSIHLFQFPANAVKEVIFGSRMSDEKKKEITSILSDSFRHVQIKQAEPDEIEFNLKMLYITR, from the coding sequence ATGATACTATATAAGTACCTTACCCCAGATAGAATAGACGTTCTTCAGAATTGTATGGTTAGATATACGCAACCTGGAGCATTTAATGATCCATTTGAAGTTAAGCCATACATTAGTAAGCTTTCCGAGGAGCAAGAAGTGTATAACGCTTTTGATGAGCTTATGCCTAAAGTGCTACGAGAGAAATATGACGAACTACCGAGAGAGTTTCAAGCTATGATGTCTTTTGACATGTTTTATAAAAAAGCCCAAGAAGAACTAAGGAAAAATGCCAAAGCATTATTTCACAAAATAGTAGAGTCTAACGCCCCAATGGTTCGAAAAATGTTAGATGAAGGGTTTAACGATAAGATAGGAATTTTGTCTCTTACCGAGAAACAGGATAATCTATTAATGTGGGCTCATTACGCTGCAAGTCACGAAGGATTTGTAATTGGTTTTGATGCAAATAATCTTTACTTTCATGAGGAGAAAGGACTGAAGGGTGAATTTCGTCATCTGCGTAAAATTGAATATCGTGAAAAACGCCCGGCGTTACCCATGCTAGAAATGTCAGGTACTGATATGTTTCTGGTAAAAAGTACTCAATGGAGTTATGAACAAGAATGGAGAATTATTCGCCCACTACAAGAAGCAAGTAAAATCATTCAGGCTTCCCCTTACTCAATTCACCTCTTTCAATTTCCTGCAAATGCAGTCAAAGAGGTTATTTTCGGCTCTAGAATGAGTGATGAGAAGAAGAAAGAGATTACATCAATCTTGTCAGATTCTTTTCGTCATGTACAGATTAAGCAAGCCGAGCCTGATGAAATTGAATTCAATCTGAAGATGTTGTATATAACGCGGTAG
- the rnhA gene encoding ribonuclease HI, giving the protein MDSVEIYTDGACSGNPGPGGWGAILIYKSIEKELSGNESHTTNNRMELTGPIKALETLKRPCEVVIYTDSAYVCKAFTDNWVNKWQKNNWQTSKKTPVENQDLWIRLIELLNIHSVSWVKVKGHSDNEKNNRCDLLARNAIKVLKG; this is encoded by the coding sequence ATGGATAGCGTTGAAATATATACCGATGGTGCCTGTAGTGGCAACCCTGGCCCTGGTGGTTGGGGAGCAATACTTATATATAAAAGCATAGAAAAAGAATTGTCCGGCAATGAATCGCATACTACTAATAACCGGATGGAATTGACAGGGCCAATTAAGGCATTAGAGACATTAAAGCGGCCATGTGAAGTTGTAATATATACAGACAGTGCCTATGTGTGTAAGGCATTTACTGATAATTGGGTTAACAAATGGCAAAAGAATAACTGGCAAACTAGTAAAAAGACACCTGTTGAGAATCAAGATTTGTGGATCAGGTTGATAGAATTATTAAATATCCATAGCGTTAGTTGGGTAAAGGTAAAAGGTCATAGCGATAATGAGAAGAATAATAGGTGTGATTTGTTAGCTAGGAATGCTATAAAAGTTCTAAAAGGTTAG
- a CDS encoding DUF5677 domain-containing protein: MRDEVKAKKDNGLISDIEPIEQLTKRANLEIIYQSVYRLYFDDTHVSVNSIEKYIAHEDSPYLINLRDTSDLTEIQTCNILILLTALSLYLDLMGQANDRNVFMVEQISESF, translated from the coding sequence ATGAGAGATGAGGTAAAGGCTAAAAAAGATAATGGACTGATAAGTGATATAGAACCAATCGAACAATTAACCAAAAGGGCAAATCTCGAAATAATATATCAAAGTGTATATCGGCTTTACTTTGATGATACTCATGTATCTGTCAACTCTATTGAAAAATATATTGCTCACGAAGACTCTCCCTATTTAATCAATCTTAGGGATACTTCAGATCTTACTGAGATTCAGACATGTAATATATTAATTTTGCTTACTGCACTTTCTTTATACTTGGATCTAATGGGGCAGGCAAATGATAGAAATGTATTTATGGTCGAACAGATATCAGAGTCATTCTAA
- a CDS encoding ATP-binding protein has product MLSKYNTNLTMEFLLTPGVESQYFDRKSASISIAKLTETVIAFANADGGTIAIGIKDRAIEGIDAQGNVKINDFIQCGFEKCIPSVRYTPEFVDVIKNNGNSDRLLFLHIEASSDRVHRNSADEVFLRVGDESKKLSFEQRLSLEYDKGERLFEDNVIEDCRWEDLDEELLSEYKKAVNFQGDDLLQILYARGLAKRSADRPLITIAGVLLFAKYPSAYLPNARIRFIRYEGGKAEVGTSMNIIKQEYIEGPLVKQIETARSLVQSQLRTFTALNPLDGKFVSIPEYPAFAWQEGIVNAVTHRAYNIQGDDIKILLFDDRMEIVSPGKLPNIVTTSNIREVRYSRNPRIARVLTEFGWVKELGEGVKRIYEEMKSFFLDEPIYDEPNNQSVLLTLKNNVFMRRNRRQERIGTLVSSEWNSLPSHHKQALEIMYSRGKVTTKELAKIIERSTNVSRKVLEELAAKGFIRRVALNRNDPNQYYELIVE; this is encoded by the coding sequence ATGTTGTCAAAATATAATACAAACTTAACTATGGAATTTCTACTTACCCCTGGTGTCGAGAGCCAATACTTTGATAGGAAGTCCGCCTCTATATCCATAGCAAAGTTAACCGAGACTGTCATCGCGTTTGCTAATGCCGATGGTGGGACGATAGCCATAGGAATTAAAGATAGAGCTATCGAAGGAATTGATGCACAGGGTAATGTAAAAATTAATGATTTTATACAGTGTGGTTTTGAAAAATGCATTCCTTCGGTTAGGTATACTCCTGAATTTGTTGATGTAATTAAGAATAATGGAAATAGTGACCGGTTGCTCTTCCTCCATATTGAAGCCAGCTCAGATAGGGTCCATAGAAATAGCGCGGATGAAGTTTTCCTGCGGGTTGGTGATGAGAGTAAGAAGCTTTCCTTTGAACAGCGTTTAAGCTTGGAGTATGACAAAGGTGAACGTCTTTTTGAAGATAACGTGATTGAGGACTGTCGCTGGGAAGACTTGGATGAAGAATTATTGAGCGAATATAAAAAGGCAGTGAATTTTCAGGGAGACGATTTGCTACAAATCCTTTATGCCAGAGGTTTAGCAAAGCGAAGTGCAGACAGACCGTTAATTACAATTGCTGGGGTATTGCTTTTTGCTAAATATCCAAGTGCCTATCTTCCGAATGCCCGTATTCGTTTCATCCGGTATGAAGGCGGAAAAGCAGAAGTCGGTACGAGCATGAATATTATTAAACAAGAATATATTGAAGGGCCTCTGGTTAAGCAGATAGAAACCGCACGCAGTTTGGTTCAAAGCCAGTTGCGGACGTTTACAGCTCTCAATCCTCTGGATGGCAAGTTTGTTTCTATTCCGGAGTACCCTGCGTTTGCTTGGCAAGAAGGCATTGTAAATGCTGTTACACATAGAGCTTATAACATACAAGGCGATGATATAAAGATTCTATTGTTTGACGATAGAATGGAGATAGTGAGTCCTGGCAAGCTGCCTAACATTGTTACTACATCGAATATTCGGGAGGTCAGGTATTCTAGGAATCCGAGAATTGCTAGAGTTCTTACTGAGTTTGGTTGGGTTAAAGAACTTGGTGAAGGAGTTAAGCGTATTTATGAGGAGATGAAGTCATTCTTTTTAGATGAGCCTATTTATGATGAACCAAATAATCAGTCGGTACTGCTTACTCTGAAGAATAATGTATTTATGAGAAGGAATCGGCGGCAAGAACGGATTGGTACTCTGGTGAGCAGTGAGTGGAATAGTCTGCCGTCTCATCATAAACAGGCATTGGAGATTATGTATAGCCGTGGGAAAGTAACTACAAAAGAGTTGGCAAAGATAATTGAACGAAGTACTAATGTAAGTAGAAAAGTGTTAGAAGAGTTAGCAGCAAAAGGTTTTATACGGAGAGTGGCTTTGAATAGGAATGACCCTAATCAGTACTATGAATTAATAGTTGAGTAA